A section of the Streptomyces sp. SCL15-4 genome encodes:
- a CDS encoding multifunctional oxoglutarate decarboxylase/oxoglutarate dehydrogenase thiamine pyrophosphate-binding subunit/dihydrolipoyllysine-residue succinyltransferase subunit: MSPQSPSNSSSISTDDQAGKNPAAAFGANEWLVDEIYQQYLQDPNSVDRAWWDFFADYKPGAPATPAPAGAAATGAAETTTAPQAPAAPAPQAAAPAPKPAAAPAQAPAAPAQAPAAKAAPAQPAQPAQAPAQPKAKAAPAKEAPEGPELVTLRGPSAAVAKNMDASLEMPTATSVRAVPVKLLFDNRIVINNHLKRARGGKISFTHIIGYAMVQAIKAMPSMNWAYGVKDGKPTLIKPAHVNLGLAIDLVKPNGDRQLVVAAIKKAETLNFFEFWQAYEDIVRRARDGKLTMDDFSGVTVSLTNPGGLGTVHSVPRLMPGQSVIMGVGSMDYPAEFQGTSQDTLNKLGVSKVMTLTSTYDHRVIQGAASGEFLRQVANLLLGENGFYDDIFEALRIPYEPVRWLKDIDASHDDDVTKAARVFELIHSYRVRGHVMADTDPLEYKQRKHPDLDIVEHGLTLWDLEREFAVGGFAGKSMMKLRDILGVLRDSYCRTTGIEFMHIQDPKQRKWIQDRVERPHSKMEREEQLRILRRLNAAEAFETFLQTKYVGQKRFSLEGGESVIPLLDAVIDSAAESRLDEVVIGMAHRGRLNVLANIVGKSYAQIFREFEGNLDPKSMHGSGDVKYHLGAEGTFTGLDGEQIKVSLVANPSHLEAVDPVLEGVSRAKQDIINKGGTDFTVLPVAIHGDAAFAGQGVVAETLNMSQLRGYRTGGTVHIVINNQVGFTAAPESSRSSMYATDVARMIEAPIFHVNGDDPEAVVRVARLAFEFRQAFNKDVVIDLICYRRRGHNESDNPAFTQPLMYDLIDKKRSVRKLYTESLIGRGDITLEEAEQALQDYQGQLEKVFTEVREATSQPVADDVRAPQDGFPVAVPTAVSSEVVKRIAESQVNIPDTITVHPRLLPQLQRRAAMVEDGTIDWGMGETLAIGSLLLEGTPVRLAGQDSQRGTFGQRHAVLIDRETGEEYTPLQYLSEDQARLNVYNSLLSEYAAMGFEYGYSLARPDALVMWEAQFGDFVNGAQTVVDEFISSAEQKWSQTSGVVLLLPHGYEGQGPDHSSARPERFLQLCAQNNMTVAMPTSPSNYFHLLRWQVHNPHHKPLVVFTPKSMLRLKAAASKAEEFTNGQFRPVIGDSTVDPAAVRKVVFCAGKVYYDLEAERQKRGVTDTAIIRIERLYPLPGDELQAEVNKYPNAEKYLWAQEEPANQGAWPFIALNLIDHLDLAVGADIPAGERLRRISRPHSSSPAVGSAKRHQAEQEQLVREVFEA; encoded by the coding sequence GTGTCGCCACAGTCCCCCAGTAACTCATCGAGCATCTCCACCGACGACCAAGCCGGGAAGAACCCCGCCGCCGCGTTCGGTGCGAACGAATGGCTCGTCGACGAGATCTATCAGCAGTACCTCCAGGACCCGAATTCCGTAGACCGCGCCTGGTGGGACTTCTTCGCCGACTACAAGCCGGGTGCTCCTGCCACCCCGGCCCCGGCGGGCGCTGCGGCCACGGGGGCCGCAGAGACCACCACGGCCCCGCAGGCACCCGCGGCCCCGGCCCCCCAGGCCGCCGCCCCGGCCCCGAAGCCCGCCGCGGCTCCCGCCCAGGCGCCCGCGGCTCCCGCCCAGGCCCCCGCGGCGAAGGCCGCCCCGGCCCAGCCGGCGCAACCCGCACAGGCGCCCGCTCAGCCGAAGGCCAAGGCCGCGCCCGCGAAGGAGGCCCCCGAGGGCCCCGAGCTGGTCACGCTGCGCGGCCCGTCCGCCGCCGTGGCGAAGAACATGGACGCCTCGCTGGAGATGCCGACCGCCACCTCGGTCCGCGCCGTCCCGGTGAAGCTGCTGTTCGACAACCGGATCGTCATCAACAACCACCTCAAGCGCGCCCGCGGCGGGAAGATCTCCTTCACGCACATCATCGGGTACGCGATGGTGCAGGCCATCAAGGCCATGCCGTCGATGAACTGGGCGTACGGCGTCAAGGACGGCAAGCCGACCCTGATCAAGCCGGCGCACGTCAACCTGGGCCTGGCCATCGACCTGGTCAAGCCCAACGGTGACCGCCAGCTCGTCGTGGCCGCCATCAAGAAGGCCGAGACGCTGAACTTCTTCGAGTTCTGGCAGGCCTACGAGGACATCGTCCGCCGCGCCCGCGACGGCAAGCTGACGATGGACGACTTCTCCGGCGTCACGGTCTCCCTGACCAACCCCGGCGGCCTCGGTACCGTCCACTCCGTGCCGCGCCTGATGCCCGGCCAGTCCGTGATCATGGGCGTCGGCTCCATGGACTACCCGGCGGAGTTCCAGGGCACCAGCCAGGACACCCTGAACAAGCTCGGCGTCTCCAAGGTCATGACGCTCACGTCGACCTACGACCACCGGGTCATCCAGGGCGCCGCCTCCGGCGAGTTCCTGCGCCAGGTCGCCAACCTGCTGCTCGGCGAGAACGGCTTCTACGACGACATCTTCGAGGCGCTGCGCATCCCCTACGAGCCGGTCCGCTGGCTCAAGGACATCGACGCCAGCCACGACGACGACGTCACCAAGGCCGCCCGCGTCTTCGAGCTGATCCACTCCTACCGGGTCCGCGGCCACGTCATGGCCGACACCGACCCGCTGGAGTACAAGCAGCGCAAGCACCCCGACCTGGACATCGTCGAGCACGGCCTCACCCTGTGGGACCTGGAGCGCGAGTTCGCCGTCGGCGGCTTCGCCGGCAAGTCGATGATGAAGCTGCGCGACATCCTCGGCGTGCTCCGCGACTCGTACTGCCGCACCACCGGCATCGAGTTCATGCACATCCAGGACCCCAAGCAGCGCAAGTGGATCCAGGACCGGGTGGAGCGCCCGCACTCCAAGATGGAGCGCGAGGAGCAGCTGCGCATCCTGCGCCGGCTGAACGCCGCCGAGGCGTTCGAAACCTTCCTGCAGACCAAGTACGTCGGCCAGAAGCGGTTCTCGCTGGAGGGCGGCGAGTCCGTCATCCCGCTGCTCGACGCGGTGATCGACTCCGCCGCCGAGTCCCGGCTGGACGAGGTCGTCATCGGCATGGCCCACCGCGGCCGGCTGAACGTCCTCGCCAACATCGTCGGCAAGTCGTACGCGCAGATCTTCCGCGAGTTCGAGGGCAACCTCGACCCGAAGTCGATGCACGGCTCCGGCGACGTGAAGTACCACCTGGGCGCCGAGGGCACCTTCACCGGCCTGGACGGCGAGCAGATCAAGGTCTCGCTGGTCGCCAACCCCTCCCACCTGGAGGCCGTCGACCCGGTCCTGGAGGGTGTCTCCCGCGCCAAGCAGGACATCATCAACAAGGGCGGCACGGACTTCACGGTGCTGCCGGTGGCGATCCACGGCGACGCGGCCTTCGCGGGCCAGGGCGTGGTGGCCGAGACCCTGAACATGTCGCAGCTGCGCGGCTACCGCACCGGCGGCACGGTCCACATCGTCATCAACAACCAGGTCGGCTTCACCGCGGCCCCCGAGTCCTCGCGTTCCTCCATGTACGCGACGGACGTGGCCCGCATGATCGAGGCCCCGATCTTCCACGTCAACGGCGACGACCCCGAGGCCGTCGTGCGCGTGGCGCGGCTCGCCTTCGAGTTCCGCCAGGCGTTCAACAAGGACGTGGTGATCGACCTCATCTGCTACCGCCGCCGCGGTCACAACGAGTCGGACAACCCGGCCTTCACCCAGCCGCTGATGTACGACCTGATCGACAAGAAGCGCTCGGTGCGCAAGCTGTACACCGAGTCGCTGATCGGTCGCGGCGACATCACCCTGGAGGAGGCCGAGCAGGCGCTCCAGGACTACCAGGGGCAGCTGGAGAAGGTCTTCACCGAGGTCCGCGAGGCCACCTCGCAGCCGGTCGCCGACGACGTCCGGGCGCCCCAGGACGGCTTCCCGGTCGCGGTGCCGACCGCGGTCTCCTCGGAGGTCGTCAAGCGGATCGCCGAGTCCCAGGTCAACATCCCCGACACCATCACCGTCCACCCGCGGCTGCTGCCGCAGCTCCAGCGCCGCGCGGCGATGGTGGAGGACGGCACGATCGACTGGGGCATGGGCGAGACCCTCGCCATCGGCTCGCTGCTGCTGGAGGGCACCCCGGTCCGGCTGGCCGGCCAGGACTCCCAGCGCGGCACGTTCGGCCAGCGCCACGCGGTGCTGATCGACCGGGAGACCGGCGAGGAGTACACCCCGCTGCAGTACCTCTCCGAGGACCAGGCGCGGCTGAACGTCTACAACTCGCTGCTGTCCGAGTACGCGGCGATGGGCTTCGAATACGGCTACTCGCTGGCCCGCCCGGACGCGCTGGTGATGTGGGAGGCCCAGTTCGGCGACTTCGTCAACGGCGCCCAGACGGTCGTCGACGAGTTCATCTCGTCGGCGGAGCAGAAGTGGAGCCAGACCTCCGGCGTCGTCCTGCTCCTGCCGCACGGCTACGAGGGCCAGGGCCCGGACCACTCCTCCGCGCGTCCCGAGCGGTTCCTCCAGCTGTGCGCGCAGAACAACATGACGGTCGCCATGCCGACCTCGCCGTCGAACTACTTCCACCTCCTGCGGTGGCAGGTGCACAACCCGCACCACAAGCCGCTGGTCGTCTTCACCCCGAAGTCGATGCTGCGCCTGAAGGCCGCCGCGTCGAAGGCGGAGGAGTTCACGAACGGCCAGTTCCGCCCGGTCATCGGCGACAGCACGGTCGACCCGGCCGCGGTCCGCAAGGTCGTCTTCTGCGCCGGCAAGGTCTACTACGACCTGGAGGCCGAGCGGCAGAAGCGGGGCGTCACGGACACGGCGATCATCCGCATCGAGCGGCTGTACCCGCTGCCGGGTGACGAGCTCCAGGCGGAGGTCAACAAGTACCCGAACGCCGAGAAGTACCTCTGGGCGCAGGAGGAGCCGGCGAACCAGGGTGCGTGGCCGTTCATCGCGCTCAACCTGATCGACCACCTGGACCTGGCGGTCGGCGCGGACATCCCGGCCGGCGAGCGGCTGCGGCGCATCTCGCGTCCGCACTCCTCGTCGCCGGCGGTGGGTTCCGCGAAGCGGCACCAGGCCGAGCAGGAGCAGCTCGTGCGTGAGGTGTTCGAGGCGTAG
- a CDS encoding DUF6104 family protein, with protein MYFTDRGIEELEKRRGEEEVTFEWLAEQLRTFVDLNPDFEVPVERLATWLARLDDEDDE; from the coding sequence ATGTACTTCACCGACCGCGGTATCGAGGAGCTGGAGAAGCGGCGTGGCGAGGAAGAGGTCACCTTCGAGTGGCTCGCCGAGCAGTTGCGCACGTTCGTGGACCTGAACCCGGACTTCGAGGTGCCCGTGGAGCGGCTGGCCACCTGGCTCGCCCGGCTCGACGACGAGGACGACGAATAG